The genomic DNA GCCGATTATCCTGTTCGATTATCCCCGCTCTATTAAACCGTTTTACATGCGGTGCAACGAAGATGGCAAAACCGTGCGGGCGATGGACGTTCTCGTCCCGCGAATTGGAGAAATCATCGGCGGCAGCCAGCGTGAAGAGCGTCTCGATGTCCTTGAAGCCCGCATGAAAGAGTGCGATCTCGATCCGGAAGAGTACTGGTGGTATCTCGACTTACGTCGCTACGGCACCGTGCCACACGCCGGTTTCGGTCTCGGTTTCGAACGACTCATCCAGCTCCTCACCGGCATGCAAAACATCCGCGACTGCATCCCTTTCCCCCGCACACCGAAAAATGCGGAGTTTTAAGAGGTGAGGGATTAGGGGTAAGAGGTTAGAGTTATCACGATAAATGAGTGACGGGTGGCCCAGGTTGATGCGAAGCATCTACCTGGGTGGCGTAGCCACAAGAGGTCAGAGTGCTTTGATCCTTGACCACTTACTCACTCTTTTGATTTCTTTCGTCCACGTTTCTGATGTTCCATCGCTTCCATTTCTGTGGCGATGCCTTTGTCGCCCTGGTCGATCATCCATTGATTGAGTTCTGATTTTAAATCCTCGATCACTCCTGAGTATTGCCGATTCTTGGCCAGGTTGTGAATGTTATGAGGATCTTTGACAACGTCGTAGAGTTCATACTCGGGACGATGCTGATATTTTTGCGTGTATTTTTGAGCTTGTTGATCACCCGCTTCGGCTGCTGCCAGCATCGATTGGAATTCCGATCCCTTTGTGCAGGCATTGGTAAACGTTGCTTCGGAATTCAGATTCCAGATGAGTCTGTATTGCTGATTGCGAACTGAGCGAATCGGATAATTCTCGGATCCATTGTTGATGCCGCGAGTTGTCATCAAGCCGAAGGTAAAATCTTTGTGCGAGGTTTTCTCTCCCAGTAAGACCGGTAGTAAACTTTTTCCATCAAGTTCTGCAGATGGTTTCCCGCCAGCGACTTCAACGAATGTCGGCAGGACATCGACGTACTCGACTAAGGCGTCGGTCACCGAATCCGGTTGAACATGTCCAGGCCAGCGGACGATCATCGCAGAACCCAGTCCCGCTTCATAGCAGGTCCACTTGGCAAACGGCAGGCTGTTTCCCTGCTCGGAAACGACCATCACGAGAGTGTTCTCAACGAGCTGATTCTGTTTCAACAATTTCAGAAGCTGACCGACCTGACTGTCGTAATAAGTGATCTCGGCCAGATACTTCGTGAACTG from Rubinisphaera italica includes the following:
- a CDS encoding sulfatase family protein, producing MSYSLSAAERPNLLFIIADDCTYRDLGCYGGEAQTPHIDALCNEGMKFTQCFQAAPMCSPTRHNIYTGLYPVKSGAYPNHTFAKAGTKSIVHYLKPLGYRVHLSGKTHIAPKEVFPFEYSSKNNNPNMQVIEQFFKECKAGDQPFCLFACSNEPHTPWNKGDASQYDADKLTLPPYIPDTPHVREQFTKYLAEITYYDSQVGQLLKLLKQNQLVENTLVMVVSEQGNSLPFAKWTCYEAGLGSAMIVRWPGHVQPDSVTDALVEYVDVLPTFVEVAGGKPSAELDGKSLLPVLLGEKTSHKDFTFGLMTTRGINNGSENYPIRSVRNQQYRLIWNLNSEATFTNACTKGSEFQSMLAAAEAGDQQAQKYTQKYQHRPEYELYDVVKDPHNIHNLAKNRQYSGVIEDLKSELNQWMIDQGDKGIATEMEAMEHQKRGRKKSKE